A genomic region of Oncorhynchus mykiss isolate Arlee chromosome 4, USDA_OmykA_1.1, whole genome shotgun sequence contains the following coding sequences:
- the klf11a gene encoding Krueppel-like factor 11a, with translation MDIRVMMMERNRYDSEQSCCSTFEYHDLEAAEALVSMSSWGQSSPNHKPRPLTPTSDSCDSLLLHPESMESPKDLIALSSLCMTPPQSPIFAETSTSTAVHTTTTSLASSSSGPRPVLTRPRLRAGLPHRNAPLLGQQLGTAPLLESSGAQELASRAMVTSVIRHTADRALSQHSINIPPQSLIGIQHTSSNRNPTAASLAETIPMQTEPQSCSTGPCVKVEKDVSPSSPDSSTGPSTPPTESSPSQATATSRSSLPIQSSQVLCQVFPINGRTGMISAFVHRGPVQMQTQGGPKPILAQSPSSFPQPLQLVGSSVTRGTVMFVVPQSPVSQASSCQQTVMTLGNTKLLPLAPAPVYMPSGQSSNATQADFSRRRNYVCNFLGCKKTYFKSSHLKAHLRTHTGEKPFSCHWEGCDKKFARSDELSRHRRTHTGEKKFVCNMCDRRFMRSDHLTKHARRHMTTKRTATWPTEVNKMAASQGPSSNSSLSLSVLVPSPN, from the exons ATGGACATCAGGGTGATGATGATGGAGAGGAACAGGTACGACAGTGAGCAGTCCTGCTGCAGCACCTTTGAGTACCACGACCTGGAGGCCGCCGAGGCGCTCGTCAGCATGAGCTCCTGGGGTCAAAGTTCACCAAACCACAAGCCACGCCCCCTGACACCTACCTCTGACTCCTGCGACTCTCTCCTCCTGCACCCTGAGAGCATGGAGTCCCCCAAGGATCTGATCGCACTCTCATCACTG TGCATGACCCCTCCTCAGAGCCCCATCTTTGCCGagacctccacctccacagctgtccacaccaccaccacctcattgGCCAGCTCCAGCTCAGGCCCCAGACCAGTCTTAACCCGGCCAAGACTCCGTGCAGGTCTGCCCCACAGGAATGCCCCTCTCCTGGGCCAACAACTTGGCACGGCCCCCCTCTTAGAGAGCTCTGGAGCTCAAGAGCTAGCCAGCAGAGCCATGGTGACCAGCGTTATCCGTCACACTGCTGACAGGGCCCTCTCACAGCACAGTATCAACATTCCACCTCAGTCCCTCATAGGGATACAACACACCTCCTCCAACAGAAACCCTACAGCAGCCTCTTTGGCCGAGACCATTCCCATGCAGACTGAACCACAAAGCTGCAGCACTGGTCCGTGTGTTAAGGTAGAGAAGGACGTTAGTCCATCCTCACCTGACAGCAGCACAGGCCCCTCCACTCCTCCCACTGAAAGTTCCCCATCCCAAGCCACAGCCACCTCCCGGTCCTCACTCCCCATCCAAAGCTCCCAGGTCCTCTGCCAGGTGTTTCCAATCAATGGGCGGACAGGGATGATCTCTGCGTTTGTCCATCGGGGTCCGGtgcagatgcagacacagggggGGCCCAAGCCAATACTAGCCCAGTCACCATCCTCCTTCCCCCAGCCGCTGCAGCTGGTGGGCTCCTCAGTGACTCGCGGGACGGTGATGTTTGTGGTTCCCCAGTCCCCTGTTTCCCAGGCCTCGTCATGCCAACAGACTGTCATGACCCTCGGGAACACCAAGCTCCTGCCCCTGGCCCCAGCTCCAGTTTACATGCCCTCAGGGCAGAGTAGTAATGCCACACAAGCTGACTTCTCCCGCAGACGGAACTACGTCTGTAACTTCCTGGGCTGTAAGAAGACCTACTTCAAAAGTTCCCACCTCAAGGCCCATCTCAGAACTCACACTG GTGAGAAACCATTCAGCTGCCACTGGGAGGGCTGCGACAAGAAGTTTGCCCGCTCCGACGAGCTCTCCCGCCACCGGCGAACACACACCGGCGAGAAGAAGTTTGTGTGTAACATGTGCGATCGGCGCTTCATGCGCAGCGACCACTTGACCAAGCATGCTCGCCGACACATGACCACCAAGAGGACCGCCACGTGGCCGACTGAAGTCAACAAGATGGCGGCATCTCAGGGTCCGTCGAGCAACTCCAGCCTTTCTCTCAGTGTGCTGGTCCCTTCCCCTAATTAG